The proteins below are encoded in one region of Dioscorea cayenensis subsp. rotundata cultivar TDr96_F1 chromosome 18, TDr96_F1_v2_PseudoChromosome.rev07_lg8_w22 25.fasta, whole genome shotgun sequence:
- the LOC120282908 gene encoding protein NEGATIVE GRAVITROPIC RESPONSE OF ROOTS-like encodes MRILNWMQKKFNGKPDNKRSFDPVSISAPSYDRKEEFSDWPQALLAIGTFGNKEISEKQETTQHDDESSEDELHEDETSQDLQDFTLEEVTKLQNELTKLLKHKPKPKPDAPEITGEDRANLPLNRFLNCPSSLEVERIANINEAKIILNKAKDALMDNGSKIRRRSISFLLKKMFVCKSGLPPMPNIRDSVPESKIDKLLRMILHKKIYPPSSTPTLLKKYLDKKQDEKRIKDEEDEGCKWVKTDSEFIVLEM; translated from the exons ATCCTCAACTGGATGCAAAAGAAGTTCAATGGAAAACCAGACAACAAGAGATCATTTGATCCTGTTTCCATCTCAGCTCCTTCAT ATGATCGGAAAGAAGAGTTCAGTGATTGGCCGCAAGCTTTACTGGCCATCGGAACTTTTGGAAACAAAGAAATCAgtgaaaaacaagaaacaacacaGCATGATGATGAATCTTCAGAAGATGAGCTCCATGAAGATGAAACATCTCAAGACTTGCAAGACTTCACTCTTGAAGAAGTGACCAAGCTGCAGAATGAGCTCACAAAACTACTAAAACATAAACCAAAGCCAAAACCTGATGCACCAGAGATCACCGGAGAAGATAGAGCTAATCTTCCACTCAATAGGTTCCTCAATTGTCCTTCAAGTTTAGAGGTTGAACGTATAGCAAACATTAATGAAGCTAAGATTATTCTCAACAAAGCCAAAGATGCTTTGATGGATAATGGAAGTAAGATTCGACGAAGATCGATCTCTTTTCTTCTAAAGAAGATGTTTGTTTGTAAATCTGGTCTTCCTCCAATGCCTAACATAAGAGATTCAGTTCCTGAGTCCAAGATtgacaag TTATTAAGGATGATCTTGCACAAGAAAATATATCCTCCGAGTTCTACTCCAACCTTACTGAAGAAGTACTTGGATAAGAaacaagatgagaaaaggatcaaagatgaagaagatgaaggatgTAAATGGGTCAAAACTGATTCTGAAT TTATTGTTCTAGAGATGTAG
- the LOC120281686 gene encoding sm-like protein LSM1B, with translation MSSWAGPEDVFLSTSLASYLDKKLLVLLRDGRKLLGILRSFDQFANAVLEGACERVIVGDLYCDIHLGLYVIRGENVVLIGELDLERQELPAHMICVSEAEIRRAQKAERDATDLKGSMRKRMEFLDLD, from the exons ATGTCGTCTTGGGCAGGGCCGGAGGATGTGTTCCTCTCTACTTCTCTTGCGAGCTACCTTGACA aaaaacttcttgtattgttacGAGACGGCCGAAAGCTTCTGGGGATTCTTCGCTCCTTCGATCAATTTG CAAATGCTGTTCTTGAAGGTGCCTGCGAAAGAGTAATTGTAGGAGATCTCTATTGTGATATACATCTCGGTCTATATGTAATCCGCGGGGAAAACGTTGTCTTAATCGGAGAACTG GACTTGGAAAGACAGGAACTTCCCGCCCATATGATTTGTGTTTCAGAGGCAGAGATTAGAAGG GCTCAGAAAGCGGAAAGGGATGCGACAGACCTGAAAGGTTCTATGAGGAAGAGAATGGAGTTCCTCGATTTAGATTGA